One window of the Shewanella khirikhana genome contains the following:
- a CDS encoding Fe2+-dependent dioxygenase, translating into MLVKIPAVLSPAQVQECRAMLEAANWDDGKLTAGHQAVQCKHNLQLPMDGELAQQLGNFILARLGDNQQFLAATLPNKIFPPMFNCYRGGGSFGDHVDNAIRRVGGVKIRTDVSMTLFLSEPDSYEGGELIIQDTYGEQKVKFAAGDMVVYPSTSLHRVTPVTKGARLAAFFWLQSLIRSDEQRRLLYDLDMAIQALTNKDAAEPELVRLTGVYHNLLRQWSET; encoded by the coding sequence ATGCTGGTTAAAATCCCCGCTGTTCTTTCCCCCGCGCAGGTACAGGAATGCCGCGCCATGCTCGAGGCCGCCAATTGGGACGATGGCAAACTCACTGCCGGCCATCAGGCGGTGCAGTGCAAACACAATCTGCAACTGCCCATGGATGGCGAGCTGGCACAGCAGCTGGGGAATTTTATTCTGGCGCGCCTTGGCGACAATCAGCAGTTTTTGGCCGCCACCCTGCCGAACAAGATTTTCCCGCCCATGTTCAACTGCTACCGGGGCGGCGGCAGTTTCGGCGACCACGTGGACAACGCCATTCGGCGGGTGGGCGGGGTAAAAATCCGTACCGATGTGTCCATGACGCTGTTTTTAAGCGAGCCGGACAGTTACGAAGGCGGCGAGCTGATTATTCAGGACACTTACGGCGAGCAGAAGGTGAAGTTTGCCGCCGGCGATATGGTGGTCTATCCCTCCACCAGCCTGCACCGGGTGACGCCTGTGACCAAAGGCGCCAGACTGGCCGCCTTCTTCTGGCTGCAAAGCCTCATCCGCAGCGACGAGCAGCGCAGGCTTTTGTACGATCTGGACATGGCGATTCAGGCACTGACCAACAAGGATGCCGCCGAGCCTGAACTGGTGCGGCTCACCGGCGTGTATCACAACCTGCTGCGGCAATGGAGCGAAACCTGA
- a CDS encoding nitroreductase family protein — MTEVHHPLSDFIEYPQDEMRRRAEDNLANLRRRHSIRMFSDRPVPQDIIESCIMAAASAPSGANHQPWHFVAISSPEVKAAIRREAEALEQSFYAGRAGQEWLDALKPLGTDANKAYLETAPWLIAVFSQKRGGVEESDNKTNYYVHESVGIATGFLIQALHTAGLGTLTHTPKPMSFLSKICGRDNDVDRPYMLIVAGYPADGATIPDHALKKKSLDQVASFI, encoded by the coding sequence ATGACAGAAGTACATCACCCGCTGAGCGATTTTATTGAATATCCCCAGGACGAGATGCGCCGCCGCGCCGAGGATAACCTCGCCAATCTGCGCCGCCGGCATTCCATTCGGATGTTTTCAGACCGTCCGGTGCCCCAGGACATAATCGAAAGTTGCATTATGGCGGCCGCTTCCGCCCCCAGCGGTGCCAATCATCAGCCCTGGCATTTTGTGGCTATCTCAAGCCCTGAGGTCAAGGCGGCCATTCGCCGCGAGGCCGAGGCCCTGGAGCAAAGTTTTTACGCCGGTCGTGCCGGTCAGGAATGGCTGGATGCCTTAAAACCGCTGGGCACAGATGCCAATAAGGCCTATTTGGAAACCGCGCCCTGGCTGATTGCGGTATTCAGTCAAAAGCGTGGCGGCGTGGAAGAAAGTGATAATAAAACCAATTATTACGTACATGAGTCCGTGGGCATTGCCACCGGCTTTTTAATTCAGGCGCTGCACACAGCGGGCCTTGGCACCCTGACCCATACCCCCAAGCCAATGAGCTTTTTGAGCAAGATTTGTGGCCGCGATAATGATGTTGACCGCCCCTATATGCTGATTGTGGCGGGCTATCCGGCTGATGGCGCCACCATTCCCGACCATGCGCTGAAAAAGAAGTCCCTGGATCAGGTGGCGTCTTTTATCTGA
- a CDS encoding sensor domain-containing diguanylate cyclase, producing the protein MLCSLLASAQPIKLADLPDGPLTREWMQLSEHQSPLTPTMAQQAFADGKFSPHGKGIPSLGIGARPLWLALEVDNDSAADTVRVFQLANGWQDDIRLTQIRPDGNRFYWRGGDTLESGKGDRFFSVPLTLTPGTHLLLVRVGGPDPRVLPVFLSSLYETQKRERIEAYTYGFLYGGIFALLGYNFLLYLGIGSRSYLYYSLFLMTFLVLNFSYSGHGTAWAWSGMAHWRQWSNPLLMTLYCVSGLMFALRFLGIDKLRPHLSKIVIGLALLMIVLQAVSFGIDDRELALILAFDLVYVFTVLMPILGILAWRSGMPTAKLFLLASLSTMIGMGTTALAVEGDIPFNQWTYRAAEIGMFIDAVLLALALAAKFRRAEKARVLAQQLASTDPLTGIDNRRAFTNRLQSNWDNNALNRCRALLMVDIDKFKNINDTLGHDAGDKVLMAIARTVRHSIRNRDFCGRWGGEEFVVYLPSASEAEINAIAERLRANIAGLKFPGISDKLRVSASIGVCLDQGFSEYEDILRRADEAMYSAKAAGGNRIKFA; encoded by the coding sequence ATGCTCTGTTCTCTGCTTGCCAGTGCCCAGCCTATCAAGTTGGCCGATCTGCCCGACGGCCCCCTGACACGGGAATGGATGCAGCTAAGCGAACATCAGAGCCCCCTAACGCCCACGATGGCGCAGCAGGCGTTTGCCGACGGAAAGTTCAGCCCCCATGGCAAAGGCATACCCAGCCTCGGCATAGGTGCCAGGCCACTTTGGCTGGCGCTTGAGGTCGACAATGACAGCGCTGCCGACACAGTGCGGGTGTTCCAGCTCGCCAATGGCTGGCAGGATGATATTCGACTGACCCAGATCCGCCCCGACGGCAACCGCTTCTACTGGCGAGGCGGCGACACCCTGGAGTCCGGCAAGGGCGATCGCTTTTTCAGCGTGCCACTCACCCTGACGCCCGGTACCCACCTGTTGCTTGTCAGGGTTGGCGGCCCAGATCCCAGAGTACTGCCGGTATTTCTCTCCTCTTTGTACGAAACCCAAAAACGCGAACGCATCGAGGCCTACACCTATGGCTTCCTTTATGGCGGCATCTTCGCCCTGCTGGGTTATAACTTCCTGCTTTATTTAGGTATAGGCAGCCGCAGCTACTTGTACTACTCGCTGTTTTTAATGACATTTTTAGTGCTTAACTTCAGCTACAGCGGCCATGGCACTGCCTGGGCCTGGAGCGGAATGGCTCATTGGCGCCAGTGGTCCAATCCGCTGCTGATGACCCTCTACTGCGTCAGCGGGTTGATGTTTGCGCTGCGCTTTTTGGGTATCGACAAACTGCGACCCCATCTAAGCAAGATAGTGATTGGACTGGCGCTGCTGATGATAGTGCTGCAAGCGGTCTCCTTTGGCATTGACGATCGGGAACTGGCACTGATCCTGGCGTTCGATCTGGTGTACGTATTCACTGTGCTGATGCCCATACTGGGCATTTTGGCCTGGCGCTCCGGCATGCCCACCGCCAAGCTGTTCCTGCTGGCGTCACTGTCCACCATGATAGGCATGGGCACCACGGCTCTGGCCGTGGAAGGCGATATTCCCTTCAATCAATGGACTTACCGCGCCGCCGAAATCGGTATGTTTATCGATGCTGTGCTGCTGGCGCTGGCACTGGCTGCCAAGTTCCGCCGCGCCGAAAAAGCACGGGTGCTGGCGCAGCAACTGGCCTCGACCGACCCCCTCACCGGCATCGACAACCGCCGCGCCTTTACCAACCGCTTGCAAAGCAACTGGGACAACAACGCCCTGAACCGTTGCCGCGCACTGCTGATGGTGGATATAGATAAGTTCAAGAACATCAACGACACCCTGGGCCACGATGCGGGTGACAAGGTGCTGATGGCCATTGCCCGCACGGTTCGCCACTCGATTCGCAACCGTGACTTCTGCGGCCGCTGGGGCGGCGAGGAATTCGTGGTCTATCTGCCAAGCGCCAGCGAGGCGGAAATCAACGCCATCGCCGAGCGTCTCAGGGCCAATATTGCCGGACTTAAGTTCCCGGGCATTTCTGATAAGCTCAGGGTCAGTGCCAGTATTGGCGTGTGTCTGGATCAGGGTTTCAGCGAATACGAAGACATACTGCGCCGCGCCGATGAGGCCATGTACAGCGCTAAAGCGGCCGGCGGCAATCGCATTAAATTCGCCTGA
- a CDS encoding AAA family ATPase — MDLGKLFFFCGKMGAGKSTMAREVAARHRAVCISEDDWLAAHYPNQIHTFDDYLRFSSQIKPFIKAHVQQLLQSGTPVVMDFPGNTIRQRSWFVALCEEIGAEHQLIYLDHSDQSCLANIAKRRQEQPHRASFDTEAVFYHVSQFFEPPGENEQLKVLHIGFRE; from the coding sequence ATGGATTTGGGTAAGCTGTTCTTTTTCTGCGGCAAAATGGGAGCGGGCAAATCAACCATGGCCAGGGAAGTGGCGGCGCGTCACCGGGCAGTGTGTATCAGCGAAGACGATTGGCTGGCGGCACACTACCCCAATCAAATCCACACATTTGACGACTACCTGCGGTTTTCAAGCCAGATAAAACCCTTTATCAAAGCCCACGTGCAGCAACTGCTGCAAAGCGGCACTCCTGTGGTGATGGACTTCCCCGGCAATACGATCAGGCAACGCAGCTGGTTTGTCGCACTGTGCGAAGAAATCGGCGCCGAGCATCAGTTGATTTACCTCGACCACAGCGACCAAAGCTGTCTGGCCAATATCGCCAAGCGCAGGCAGGAACAGCCCCACCGCGCCAGCTTTGACACCGAGGCCGTGTTTTATCATGTCAGTCAGTTCTTTGAACCGCCCGGTGAAAACGAGCAGCTTAAGGTTTTACATATCGGGTTCAGGGAGTAA
- a CDS encoding methyl-accepting chemotaxis protein — MLELMVILDELAESEEDKQDAVDLRKAFADWQLAALEDEMLFDTYRDQLEQEAAADNYTEILEKNISAADQALEILAASADEISDAADAEGVATVHSAVVMVGGMWLLALVLGGVLAVVLIASILKPVKQLHEKLESIAKGDGDLTQRVDEKGASEIANLGKSFNEFVSKIQSMVANIAKEAIALDAAITRISRLLSSLSQGAEQQSEEVETVVHSITQVKDAADSISANAYQCSEASREANEDGQEARQVVAQAVNSVSGLANDIETTTDVIEKLNNEVVSIISVLEVIQGIAEQTNLLALNAAIEAARAGEQGRGFAVVADEVRTLASRTQNCTNEIQAMTEGLKKGATDAVDAMNRSRQGGSNTVKFAENAGAALDRILSALNNLSAMNEQIATAAEEQRVVVVSATDNARNVQQVVNESQKTVDENHGVTANMNESVARLNKLVGQFKV, encoded by the coding sequence GTGCTTGAACTGATGGTGATTCTGGATGAGCTGGCCGAATCGGAAGAAGACAAGCAGGACGCCGTCGATTTGCGTAAAGCCTTTGCCGATTGGCAGCTGGCGGCGCTGGAAGACGAGATGCTGTTCGATACCTATCGCGACCAGCTGGAGCAGGAAGCCGCCGCCGACAACTACACTGAAATCCTTGAGAAAAACATCAGCGCTGCAGATCAGGCGCTTGAAATTCTGGCGGCGTCGGCCGATGAAATCTCCGATGCTGCCGATGCCGAAGGTGTGGCCACAGTGCACAGTGCCGTGGTGATGGTTGGTGGTATGTGGCTGCTGGCGCTGGTGCTGGGCGGTGTCTTGGCGGTGGTGTTAATCGCCTCCATCCTGAAGCCGGTGAAGCAGTTGCATGAAAAACTGGAAAGCATTGCCAAGGGCGATGGCGACCTCACTCAACGAGTGGATGAAAAGGGGGCCAGTGAAATCGCCAATCTGGGGAAATCCTTCAATGAATTTGTCTCCAAAATTCAGTCCATGGTGGCCAATATTGCCAAAGAGGCCATAGCGCTGGATGCCGCTATCACCCGCATCTCGCGCCTGTTGTCCAGTTTGAGTCAGGGCGCCGAGCAGCAAAGTGAAGAAGTCGAGACAGTGGTGCACTCCATCACCCAGGTGAAAGACGCCGCTGACAGCATTTCCGCCAACGCCTACCAATGCTCCGAAGCTTCACGGGAGGCGAATGAAGATGGTCAGGAGGCGCGCCAGGTGGTGGCGCAGGCGGTGAACTCGGTCAGTGGTTTGGCCAACGACATTGAAACCACCACGGATGTGATTGAAAAACTGAACAATGAAGTGGTGAGCATCATCTCGGTGCTCGAAGTTATTCAGGGGATTGCCGAGCAAACCAACCTGTTGGCACTGAACGCGGCCATCGAGGCGGCCCGCGCGGGCGAGCAGGGGCGCGGTTTTGCAGTGGTGGCCGATGAGGTCAGAACCCTGGCATCGCGTACCCAAAACTGCACCAATGAAATTCAGGCCATGACCGAAGGCCTAAAAAAAGGCGCCACCGATGCAGTAGACGCCATGAACCGCTCCAGGCAGGGCGGCAGCAATACGGTGAAGTTTGCCGAAAACGCCGGGGCCGCACTGGACCGGATTTTATCGGCGCTGAATAACCTCAGCGCCATGAATGAGCAAATTGCCACTGCGGCGGAAGAACAGCGGGTTGTGGTGGTTTCGGCCACCGATAACGCCCGCAATGTGCAGCAGGTGGTGAATGAAAGCCAGAAAACAGTGGATGAAAACCATGGGGTGACTGCCAATATGAACGAGTCGGTGGCGCGGCTGAATAAGCTGGTGGGCCAATTTAAGGTGTAA
- a CDS encoding MCP four helix bundle domain-containing protein — protein MFTSVKSRLISGIVVLLLLLSVIAATGLYYVFRLDDSITNLSDDVAPTIENTDDMIASLWERGKVANEIMASESMTEMAQLRQQMPALEKVFNDSRAAMQGLLTEAEQQTIQQAVDANTLLGQNFELMYQAHFAELEEEEKGKRLLAEFDDKGAQIITALDEFAQENEDEMAKAIERSSELVKRSGATLADINEILVDLFAHDYPVVEAALKLQRYVMEMQDTAGEYLAEEDASKLPDIR, from the coding sequence ATGTTCACATCGGTTAAGAGTCGTTTGATTTCTGGCATTGTGGTGCTGTTACTGCTGCTGTCGGTCATTGCCGCCACGGGTCTTTATTACGTGTTCCGACTGGATGACAGTATCACCAATCTCAGTGATGACGTGGCGCCCACCATCGAAAACACCGACGACATGATTGCGTCGCTATGGGAGCGGGGCAAGGTGGCCAATGAAATCATGGCATCGGAAAGCATGACTGAAATGGCTCAGCTCAGGCAGCAGATGCCCGCACTTGAAAAGGTGTTCAACGACTCAAGAGCAGCCATGCAGGGGCTGTTGACGGAGGCCGAGCAGCAAACCATTCAGCAGGCTGTGGATGCCAATACCCTGCTGGGGCAGAACTTTGAATTGATGTATCAGGCGCACTTTGCCGAGCTTGAAGAAGAGGAAAAAGGCAAGCGGCTGCTGGCGGAATTTGATGACAAGGGAGCGCAGATCATCACCGCCCTGGATGAGTTTGCCCAGGAGAACGAAGATGAGATGGCAAAGGCCATTGAACGCAGCAGCGAACTGGTTAAACGCAGCGGCGCAACCCTGGCTGATATCAACGAGATCCTGGTAGATCTGTTTGCCCATGATTATCCGGTGGTGGAAGCGGCGCTTAAGCTGCAACGCTACGTGATGGAAATGCAGGACACCGCCGGGGAATACCTGGCGGAAGAGGATGCCAGCAAGTTGCCGGACATCAGGTAG
- the mrcB gene encoding penicillin-binding protein 1B: MTSEKRTSAKRTTEKSGAPRRKAPAKGKAKAAKPGVLWRIWSFLWKLTLVVLVLCAAYGIYLDQQIARKFEGQKWHLPAQIYSRSMALYPGAAVSHHQMMAELKLLGYRKVANPRQVGEFSASKTRIDLWRRPFLHPLGSQEAARVMISFDTLGVENVARHTDKRELAVFHLEPVLLDRIIASDGEDRLFVARKEVPDTMVDALILVEDRSFYEHHGVNPFAILRAAFVNISAGRTVQGGSTLTQQLAKNFFLSSERSLIRKIREALMAIIIDFRYSKDEILEAYLNEVYMGQDKSRGVHGMGLASQFYFGRPLNELTLAQQAFLIAVIKGPSYYNPWRYADRAQERRDLVLRLLMEAGKISVNDFQIAAESPLGLRPEGRPVHQKMPAFYAQVKKELALRWGDSLLNESGIKVYTTLDPIAQEAAEKAVKDVMARIGKDTKELQAAMVVTDKFGGGIAAMVGDRNPSFEGYNRVSEMRRPIGSLVKPFVYLTALEDNNYNLMTPLKDEPLTVTNKHGQAWSPQNYSKTFSGQVPLMQALYKSLNVPTVNLGLAVGVDSVINTLDDAGWRGEAINPYPSMLLGAVDGSPLMVAQIYQTLADNGRFRQLSTVTDVLDMNNEAILASRLPSEQSLEPAAAYLAQYVMTRVVAEGTGVRLGRAFPNVTLAGKTGTSNDSRDSWFAGFDERNVAAVWVGRDDNGKTKLVGASGAMAIYQAFLEQRPPVGLRMTPPGDVVQGYFDANGNALEKGCPGAVALPAKVGSWNPARNCGKPLSWWQKIVGG, encoded by the coding sequence ATGACTTCAGAAAAACGGACTTCAGCAAAACGGACCACGGAAAAGAGCGGCGCTCCCCGACGTAAGGCACCGGCCAAAGGCAAGGCGAAAGCGGCCAAGCCCGGCGTGCTTTGGCGTATCTGGTCGTTTTTGTGGAAACTCACCCTGGTGGTGTTGGTGCTGTGCGCCGCGTACGGCATTTATCTGGATCAGCAAATAGCCCGCAAATTCGAGGGCCAGAAGTGGCATCTGCCTGCGCAGATCTACAGTCGCTCCATGGCGCTCTACCCCGGCGCCGCCGTGAGTCATCACCAGATGATGGCCGAACTCAAGCTGCTGGGGTATCGCAAGGTGGCCAACCCACGTCAGGTGGGGGAGTTTTCGGCGTCCAAGACCCGCATTGACCTGTGGCGTCGCCCCTTCTTGCATCCCCTTGGCAGCCAGGAAGCGGCGCGGGTGATGATTAGTTTTGATACCCTGGGGGTGGAGAACGTTGCCCGTCACACCGACAAGCGCGAGCTGGCGGTGTTTCACCTTGAGCCTGTGCTGCTGGACAGAATCATAGCCAGCGACGGTGAAGACAGGCTGTTTGTGGCCCGCAAAGAAGTGCCCGACACCATGGTGGATGCACTCATTCTGGTGGAAGACCGCAGCTTTTACGAGCACCACGGGGTCAACCCGTTCGCGATTTTGCGGGCTGCCTTTGTCAATATCAGCGCAGGCCGCACAGTGCAGGGCGGCTCGACCCTGACCCAGCAGCTGGCGAAGAACTTCTTCCTCTCCAGTGAGCGCTCGCTTATCCGCAAAATCCGCGAAGCCCTGATGGCCATCATCATCGATTTTCGCTACAGCAAGGATGAGATCCTCGAGGCCTACCTCAACGAAGTCTACATGGGCCAGGACAAGTCCCGTGGCGTACACGGTATGGGGCTGGCATCGCAGTTCTACTTCGGTCGTCCACTGAACGAACTGACCCTGGCGCAGCAGGCGTTTTTGATTGCGGTGATTAAAGGGCCGTCTTACTACAACCCCTGGCGCTATGCCGACCGGGCGCAGGAGCGCCGGGATCTGGTGCTGCGGCTGTTGATGGAAGCGGGCAAAATCAGCGTGAACGACTTCCAGATTGCCGCCGAATCGCCGCTGGGCTTAAGGCCGGAAGGTCGTCCTGTGCATCAAAAGATGCCTGCGTTTTACGCTCAGGTGAAAAAAGAGCTGGCTCTGCGCTGGGGTGACAGTCTGCTCAATGAGTCGGGCATCAAGGTGTACACCACCCTCGACCCCATAGCTCAGGAAGCGGCCGAAAAAGCGGTGAAGGACGTGATGGCCCGCATTGGCAAAGACACCAAGGAGCTGCAGGCGGCCATGGTGGTAACCGATAAGTTTGGCGGCGGTATCGCGGCCATGGTGGGCGATCGTAATCCAAGCTTTGAAGGTTACAACCGGGTCAGCGAAATGCGCCGCCCGATTGGCTCGCTGGTGAAGCCGTTTGTTTACCTCACCGCCCTTGAAGATAACAACTACAACCTGATGACGCCGCTGAAGGACGAGCCGCTGACCGTGACCAACAAGCACGGCCAGGCCTGGTCGCCGCAAAATTACAGCAAGACCTTCAGTGGTCAGGTGCCACTGATGCAGGCGCTGTATAAGTCGCTCAACGTACCGACGGTGAATTTGGGGCTGGCGGTTGGCGTGGATTCGGTCATCAACACCCTCGATGATGCCGGTTGGCGCGGCGAGGCGATTAATCCGTATCCGTCGATGCTGCTTGGCGCCGTGGATGGCTCGCCGCTGATGGTGGCGCAGATTTATCAGACCCTGGCCGACAATGGTCGCTTCCGCCAGCTGTCCACCGTGACCGACGTGCTGGACATGAATAATGAAGCCATTCTGGCGAGCCGCCTGCCATCGGAGCAGTCGTTGGAGCCTGCTGCCGCTTACCTTGCCCAGTACGTTATGACCCGGGTGGTAGCGGAAGGGACAGGTGTTCGCCTTGGCCGCGCCTTCCCCAACGTGACCCTGGCCGGTAAGACGGGTACCAGTAACGACAGCCGTGACTCCTGGTTTGCAGGGTTTGACGAGCGGAACGTGGCCGCCGTTTGGGTGGGTCGTGATGACAACGGCAAGACCAAGCTGGTGGGCGCCAGCGGTGCCATGGCGATTTATCAGGCGTTCCTTGAGCAGCGTCCGCCAGTGGGTCTGCGGATGACGCCGCCTGGCGATGTGGTGCAGGGCTACTTTGATGCCAACGGCAATGCGCTGGAAAAAGGCTGCCCCGGCGCCGTGGCGCTGCCAGCCAAGGTGGGTAGTTGGAACCCGGCCCGCAACTGCGGCAAGCCTTTGTCCTGGTGGCAGAAAATCGTTGGCGGTTAA